The Ptychodera flava strain L36383 chromosome 3 unlocalized genomic scaffold, AS_Pfla_20210202 Scaffold_26__1_contigs__length_13983176_pilon, whole genome shotgun sequence genome segment CGTATGTTGGCAACATCAATGGGCATCGTAAGAATAATTTTGTATCTTCATGTTAAAAACCATTGTGTTAGAATTTAGGATTCTCATCATGATACAACAACTTAATGGGAACTTGACAATgtcttctttgaaataaatactaTAAATACAATTTACAGTATGTCTACTCTATATAAAcaattttctgatatttcattgtCAATAGTTTCAATCCTCGAAAAAAGATACAGAAAAACTTTGTTTCAGTGGGGTTTGGAATGTTGTTGTGTACAGGTCTTGAATAAGCTTAATTGAAGCTATGCTCTTTTGTTCTCCGCAAACACTGAGTCACTTGTTTTGTTGGCATTTTCATTCACGTTAATCACTTGCAATATTGTTACAAATGATCCAGTTCTCTCTAGATATACCAAACGATGAAGTTGCGTCAagataaattcaaaaataataacataaagtCGTTTATAGCCTGAGTGGAAAGATGACGGGAAACCTTCACAAACTTTAAGGAGGCATATCACATATCATATTTCATGTAAATATGTATCAGCCTTTTTCGAGGGATGTTTAGTCGTTTGCAAATGCTGTAATTGAAATAAGCTCAAAAAGTTTACGGCCATAGTGCGTTTAAAACTGTGTCATATAATTATATTGGTAAACTTCTAAACGTCTTTAGACTGTTACGTTTATCTCTAAATATTGCTATCATTTTTTCTCTGAATAACGGTGTTACAATTATTAtacaattattaaaaattcaatGCCATGTATCGCAGCGTAGGCTGGCATCGTACTGAATGGCGCCGTTGACAAAAGTTATTTCTTACTGAAGCCTTTGCACTGTTTTGGAGGGCTTCAAATATTGCTCTTCGATATTAATATACGATTCCATCTATTTTCTTGTATAAGAGACCATATATTTCGACTTGAAGGTTTTCGCTCCGAAATAGATCGCGATTTTTTATTCTATTGTCTATTTTTTATCTTCGTTAGAGTTCACCAAGATGCTTGAGCAGTACATGTCAGTGTTTTCGGAGACCAAATCCATCAACGTAGGTGCTGCTGTCACATGTGTGATAACGTCTTTGCTACAGGAGGTGGTAGAAATGACTTTTAAGGACTACTGCAATGCCATGGATTCATATGCAAAGGCATCTCTCCCTTGTGATAACTACGAGATCATCGAGAAGCACAACAGATGTATGTATACGGCAATGAAAACATTCAAAGACAATGCAAAATACGTCAATGATGCCGAAAGTCTGGAAAAATACCGAAATACATTGAAGGTAGGAtagaaatcatattttttttcttcttctccctcttcttcttcttattattaccaccatcatcatcattgctgttgttgttcttgttgttgtatTTATTGTTCTGGTTGAAGACCTGCAACGATAATCACTGTATTAAAACGAGCGTAATGAGATGAGGTGCTTTACTTTCGTTCTTATGACTTTTATAATCATGTTTATCTTCTAAATCATCCATAGGAAAAGATGGTTCAATACAGTGATGGCGATCTTACCGGTGGCTATTTAGATAACATACTGAAAGAAAATGAGAAGAAGTCTGAAGTATTTTGTAAGAAGCTTATCAATGAGCTTCTCACGGAGAATTTTAAGCAAGGGAAGAGATGCAGTCGACCATTATCATCCGGTTCTCAAGTTAACTTTTTAATCGAACAATACAAGGAGAGGGCGCGTGGTCCACAAATATTGCATGTGTATAAAACTGCACTGGCGGCTGTGAGTCTTTTTATGTATATCTAATTTGTTTTTAAtctgtttgttttcattaatattaTCCATTTACGATTGCACACAATgaataaaatgatttaaatgGAGATAGAGTTGTTCCTGGCTATAAATCATAATCCTTTTCCTTTCCTTCAAGAAAAATTCTGGTTGTTTGCAAAACGATTAATATTGTCACAAAACGAACATAAGCAATGTCGTTGCCATTATAAAACATATATTAGAATAAGTAATCTAGTAAGTGTGATTCAGTCGTCATCGATTTTTCGAAATGCCATTGCCTGAAGTAATAAGGACATTCCGAAACTAAATACTTGCCAAGGCATTCTCCAGGACAAATTTCACATCTAAATAAGGGCATAAcgtaatatatttaatattattCTTTGGTGGTTCATATTGTAATGACACTTTGATACACTTTGGAGAAACAAATCTTATTTATTGCCTTTTAAGTGTCATATTTTGTTAGCTGTGTAATCCCGAATCGACGATTTACATGTTTTGATAACAACTGTCTTGTAGAAAATAGAAGGCATATCAACAAACAGAGAGAAAGAATACGTATCTGTTGACGACAAAGACAATCTTAATCCCAACGAGAATGTCACAataaaagaagaagaaataGAAGAAATGTAAGTAGCAATAAAAGCATACCAGGTGGCTAAATTAATAGTGCTAATTGATAATGTTTTACATAGAGTTTTAAATTTAGCCGTATTCTTCAAGATGCATATGTTTGCAAATTAGGTGTACAAGAATTTCCATGCCTTCGGTAACACATATTTATCCCCTATGGTTGTTTTGAcaggaaaagaagaagaaaaccaGTGAACAGATACTTGCGATGAAGGAGAGTGAGGATAAAGCGATTGTAAGTTTTATACCACCGcttccatttttttcaaaagatggAATTTCCgaaaaaaattgtgaagttATTGATATATAGAGAGAACGTACCAGAGTGGCTACTTCGTGTGACACTCTATGTAAAAAGCTACACTTTGGCTGTTTATGGGACTGAGTCTCAACATCAAACAAATTCTTGTTCACAATTCCTGACAAAGGCGTATCAAGTACGTGTGAGCTAGGGTTGTCCAGACGACCCTGTCAGAAATTTCCTAACTATTACGATTTATACATGATTATTATCACAGTGAAACAAATACTGATCGTTTTAATCCATCTCTCAATAAATCAGCGAGACTCGGTGGTTGCAGATATTGATGACCAGAAAGAACAATTAGAAACCGATTTCCAAGAAAGAAGTGGTGCCACACAGATCCAAATGGAAACACTCAGAAGTACCCATGATGCTTTGGTAACTGAACTGAAGATCGTTCTcgataaaatgaatgaagagaagaagaagaaacaaGAAGAATTAACAAGGAAACAGAAGGAACTAATGCAACTGtcctaaattttcattttttcatgtgGAAGCCGTTGATGATCGGTCATCCGCCATTCTTATTGAGTCAAAGGAAAGCAATTAAGGCTTATAATGCTTGTTAAATTATTGGTCTTCCTTAAATATGAGAAATAACCTGCACAAATCGTGTTTATCATTGTTTCTGAAACAATCTGAATAATATTTAGCTTTATGATCCAAAACCAATTATGCGTATTAGATACTATAAAGGTACAAGCCAAGAATGAAAAACAGGTTTGAaggtatgtaaaatattatagtAATCATCTATCTCGAGGAATAtcgaaaatattatattttctaAGAGAGTAATAGACTCTAATTATCTGTCTTTGATTTCACTTGATTCTCAAATGATTCTTTCTacgtttttagcaacatgtcatTGAGGAGGCATGGTGGAGGTGATTCCTATGTATAAATTGCGTGAAGCGTCTGTAGTTCACCAGAAGAATTTCACCGTCATTTAATGTTTCTCCTTTAGTATATTCCAGCTATTGTAGAAAGATAGCGAGCGAGATTTTATTCCATGAAATACGTTAACATTTCCATGAATATGTTACGCTAATAGATAGAAAGTATATTTTAGTGTTTGAGTCGTCAAAGGGAATTCCACGTGTCGAGTGATTGGCTCCTCACGCAAATCCTTTTTGAGTGGCATTATACAGAGGTTTGATTGTTCTGGTATCATTTCTTTGTATCTAACTGTTTgatatgacttttgacctgatATTGTAGATAAAGGACAGGAATGATTGTTATGAATTTGTAAGAAAAAACCCGTATCATTATGCTATAGGGAAAATCATTGCACTCTAGTTTGATCAATAAACCATTGCTTTCCTTCGCAATATTGTTGTAATAGAGTATTCAACTCTCATTCTACATCGACACAACATATTCGGTGAAAGATAGGGAGAACCAGCCCCGCATTGAatgaaaataatcttgaaacAGAAATCCAGATAACCCTGACAACCGTGTGTTGAATTTAACATGGACTTTCTCTATGAATTGTTACTGAAAGCCAGAAGTACAAGCACGCTTAAGTATTTTGCAACTTGTGAATCTTTTTGTAAGCTTGAATTTTTGGAAACGAATGGCATCTAATATCCTGTGGTGTTGTTATGACAATGCCGACATTCAAGAATTTTGTGAATTGTAGAGGAACTTAAACGTTTGAATTTGAGAAATTGCAAAGTAAAATGATTGTTTGAAATATCTAAACAAAAGATGTATTCCGTTTATACTATACAATAACAAATATTTCCGAAAAGGAATGGAATTTTACGAGAGCAGAGTACAGTTTTACTTTCAGAGCTTTACTGTTCACAATGCATATGCAGAAGGCTGAAGAGGCTCAGTCTAGCTCTAGATCGAACTCGGCACGGGTGCAGCCAACTAGTAACAGCGCTAAAGACTGTCCGACGGTAACTGCCCTTACACTGACATATGCGGAAATTTGAATCGAATCGAAATCGAATTACAATGCCGACTACTTTTCAGTATGTATGGTCTGTCGCTCCCCATTCCAAACAACAATTCAATCTTccctctgccctctccccaccacTGACACCGCTAAAATTTACTTTAAGTTCTCTCAATCACATTATTCCCGTCTGTCTTTTTTCGATACATATTGCCAGCCACTTTCCGCCCACTGTAAACCTGAAATTTCCCTGTCAGCAGTAAATATTTGCTTTTGCCATTTCTCTCTTGTTATTTTTTACTTTACCCACCCGCTGAAAAACTGAGCACGAACGCCGTCTTGCTCTAACAGCTTTGCTGGCTGCACCTGTTATTCATTCCTCAGGATATATACCATACTAGTATTTGCCTCTCCGAAATAACGCTGCTCTCATTGGCGTTTGCTAGGTAAATAGTGACAAGGTTCAACTCTTACATGCTAGATGACCTCACGTTTACCTACAGTGTTCGAGACCGTATGTACGCTGGcaggttttcatgaaaagtcAACCTAACCTAACCTTGCTGACCTCAATCGGAGCCCCTGCTCTCCAAAGCCTGTTTATCAAAGTGCACAATCGCCATGTTATGTGGACTGAGTGTTGTCAGGTCAAGCCATTGCATTCGGTGTAGCTGCTATACAAAATATTGTTGAAGTTCAATGAGTATATACAACAACATTGAATTTCTGCAAAGAGTCACTATAGTCTTTCTGTCATTCATATCAACCTTAACAAATACCAGGCGGCAAATGACCTTTTCTGAAGGACTGCTTAAACTTTCATGTGAAAGAATCACCTGTTAACTAAGGGCTTAAAATCTACATATTATAAGTTGCTAGTATTTTggttatttaaactttaagatgaAGTCTATTAACCGTTTCGCCATATGGGAGTCGATAAAGGCTAAAATTGATAAGCTATACTTTTTATGGTAAGCTACAGTCCATATTTCCATAGGAAAGATTCATCAGGGCAGCCCAATGAATACTCAGCTAAGTTGATCATTGAATGTCTGGAGTATACAATTCAAGTAAGGAACATTGCACAACTGTGGCACCTTGCctcaaaatattatttgaagttttgttaaactttcaaaataagCTGACGTATATACTCAAAGCGTCTCTTTCGTAGTGAAACACATTGAGGTCAGTGATGGGCATGGCCATTTAAAAAGCATCGCCATagatagatatgcaaattatttcgTCGAATCTGCTTGTCACGTGATTGTTATTAATTTCACGATTTCAATTTGCATAGGGCACTCTGCTGTTTCTAGCGACGTAACATTACATGGCAACGAACGTAAGCATGGAATCGGACATGTTACCACGGTGAATTTCTGCCAAGAAGGTGATGTTGTTCAAATTGCTGTTGTCAGGAACACGGAACATGCCAATGAAAAATAGGCATGCACAAATAATCCTTTATCAACAGAGACGCGTGGGCATGCGCGTCAGACTTCTGTATGTGTATACGGCCGATTACGATAAGGTTTGACATGTCGACACTGCCACTCTACATGCACACGGAAAATGTATCTGAAATGTGACATCGATATCATGGTGGCATTATTGAATCGTATTCCTTTGTGTTCTTTTATAATTAGCCACTGTCAAACGAGTATTGGTGTATGCCTTGGCAGATTCATCACAAGTCTGTTCTGATATCCTTTATTAAATGCATTCTGCCCTCCAAATGAGAAGAATGTGTTGTCAGTCATTGAATCATTACTAATGTTTAGCAGACCAGAATATTTTTTAACTATAAGCTACTGGCATTGTGCGTTTAGGGAATGTTATCCGAAATCCGAATCTCAGGCACGTACGCAACGTCCATGCAAGTATGGCATCCAACAAAATAtctattgatatgcaaatgttttCGACGAATTGCGTTCGAGCCAGTAGAACGTTTGTGGTGACAAAAAATTGTCCAAGGGCTAAATTCAGACCAACTCAAGGTATTAAGATCCCTCTCGCTGTTGAAAACACAGGCCTGTTAATCTAATTGCTATTTGATGGAATGCATGCAAAAGAGCAAAAGTACAACTCCCCAAATGTTGACAAGTACTTCTTATTTTAGTGTGATATTGCTCATATACCGAGTTGCTTTGGTCAGACTGATTGCTCCTGGCTAAGCCACGTGGATCTGTAGGCCACGCCCATTCGCTCAAACATGTGACGTCACTAGTGTGATATTAGTGCATCTGACGACGGAGAGGTTCGCCATGCGGTGCCCTTGATTGGCTTTTTAGCTGCCTCATCGGAGTAAGTAAAGATTTAACTGTTCGAAGCATCATCTACAATCATGATACAATCACTTGTTGCCATCCCGTTGATGAATAATGTTGTATTGTAGTCGAATTACAGAGCTTTCGATTTGTTCGATTGCTGGGCATGCTCAGTACATGTAGGTATGCACAGCTTCTGAGATAAACGTGATGACTGGTATTTTTGCTACTGTGTCAAGTCATTAATTTTCACTTCTTATCATTTACACCAGATCATTCCATGATAGGGAACACGGAATCTGCCGTAAACAATTACGAACAATATCACGCTCATCAAAAACTAGTATTTTGCCTCTCACATCGTGCAAATCTGCTCATTGCCCGAACGTTGCTTTAACATGTTGTCAAGCAATTCAAACAAGCTCACACTGCTAATATTATATGTCACCGGTTTACCTAGTTCAAAAAGGTCACATGCTTGTCAATGAACAGGTGTAATTAATGACGTTTCATCGTGGCCGACCCGAGGTGCCCCAGCCTCACCTCACATCTGCGGTCAACGTCTGAGAGCCCATACGGTTCAAGACTTCTAAAGCGAAATGGACCACTACAGGACAAAGCCGCtatcttttttcaattttttgcaatttttgagaATACATTCAATactgaatatttaaaaataccttTATTGCTTTACGCGGGCGGTGAGTTTTGTTAGTGATCTCTATAGACGACACGAATTCCAGTGGGTTACTGAGAGACCAATATTGCTACACAGTATGAAAGCCGCTGGTAAAGGCGTCAcacaatgcaaattttgttcaaaacatgaTGCCAGCACGACGTCTGATCCTGTTAGCAGTTCATGTTCAGGTGTGTCATGATTTGACCTTTATATCAGGCTGGGGTTAATACCAGCCTAGCGTTAACCCCTGACCCGAGGTTTTTCTACACTGTGTCTTTATCGTGATTCTGATTCTGAGCAGTGTTGGAAAATGAAACAGGAGTTAAATTTAGGCTAAAGTGACCATCAAGAGCAAAAACTAGTGTTAAGGTCGAAAGCGCCTCGGGACTCTCAAGTGTTTACAATTAATGTTTTGGTCTCTGACTTGTGGTGGCCCATTTTGATAAAGTAGCCACTGgctcattttttgtgaaaacagaaaagtttatGTCCCCCTTAGCGTTAACACGGGAATGGCCATCATGTTACTGTCAGGTGTCCATCAATAACAGGCACTTTTTTTCGCCAGTAAAACATTTTCCACAGCGACAACTAGCTTCCATTCTTTAGTCCAGAGGTCGCTTTACGTTTCACAGAGGAAAGGAGTTGAAAAAGTTTAATTTTAAGGGGCGCACTATCTTAATTATTAACATTGCTGTAAAAATAGTTGTGACACTAATAAGAACAAACATCTTAAAATAATCCTGAACACATGCCATGATTTACAATGTTATAATTCTAAGTGGGatatattataattatattgTAATTATGTCTTTCTCCTTGCTGTATTACAGGTAAAACGAATAACAAAACCGGAAAGGCGTACAAGGCCAAGTAAAACTATATAGGCTAGGTTAAGTTTTACAACCATGAGTGGTAACGGTAGGTAGGCTTAAACAAGACTTCAAAGacaatgttttcatattttaaagtaTCGAGGATGGATTTGTACTTGTCACATAACATTTATTACTAAAGATATCTAGAGAACATTGTGGCGACGAGTAGCCCCAAATATGTCGAATCTTTAAGAATTTGAGCAACcaaccgtaaaatatcaattttgcCCTTGGTTTTGTTTGGGTTTTATACCATCTACCCAGAGGTCTACAAAtattgcagaataaacatttcTTTATATGACATGTCCCAACATGATCAAGGTAGGGCTTTCTTGTTTTCAGTAGAAGTTTTACTTCATTATTTTAGGGCATACCCCAAAATGCATACCTCTGTGTTATCCGAACAATTTTGAGTGGGACAAAGAGAAAGGCATACTAGAAGAGAAACGTAAATCCCGTGGGAAACTGGTGTTATGTGAGGACGCTCTGGAAATCATTCGTTCCATCGATGGTCCAATATGTCCGGTTGCTGTCACTGGTCCTGCAAGATGTGGAAAATCATACATAGCAAGTCAGCTTATCGAACCAAGGCCACAGGATTGTGTCTTCAAAACATCACATAAACAAAAACCAGAGACAATGGgtaaaaattattataattCAATTTAAAACAATGGATACACACAACAAACACCGTCACATTCAATTGCTATTCGTTTCGCTATTCCATACTTtaatatattttcattcattctAGAGACTTTGTGTAATATTCGTCCGTAGAGCACCGTATAAAGAGCATCAAAAGTGTTAAAAGGGTTGGAAGCTAGAATTTGAGATGCGATGAAACCGTTGGATACTTGACTCATCCAACACCCATAACCTTGGCGGACAATCATAGCAGTGAGCGATCTTAAGGAAGGATGAAATGGGCGAACGTCGGATTTACTTTATAGGGACGAGACTCCATGCACTTTGCTTAGATTGGCAAATATTACAGGGCAATAGCTTACCTGCCTCTTGCCTTTTGCATGATGGAGGTAGACAATAATTTCAAAAGAgtttttaaaatagtcatgctTTTTGGTCACAGGTATATGGATGGGTACAAAGGTGTTCAAGAAAACACTGGTGAACGGAACAGACGTCACTGTCATTATCATGGACACTGAGGGACTCGATGCGTACAATGCTCATGAAGACGATGATATGTTGATGTTTGCATTGATGTCCTTGATGTCTTCAGTGCTGATATACAACAGCAAGGGAACGATGAAAGGAGAGGACTTACAAAAGTTAAGGTGAGGCTATATTAGATTTGAAATACAACTTAATGCGATGGTACAGATCTACAGTACTCAACAGTTGCTGAGGCAGGACCATaaactttaattttctttttgaaataaagTGTGAAAAATGCATCATTTTCTTTCACCTGCTGGTACCAGGGATCCTACACTgtacataaattaattaatcatcgtcaacaacaacaacagcaacaacaacaacaacaacaacaacaacaacaacaacaacaataataataatgataataatgataataataataagaataaTGACTGTTCTAATTATATACCATTGCTATAATCTGTATAATAATAGGTTGGATAGCAACAATCAAATCAATTTTCAGAACAATTTGCCATATAGCGTTTATTTTCGAAGTTTACTCCATTGAGCCTGCGTAAAAACCGAGTGCAATAAATCTATGTAAATTGCTCTTCAACTTTCACCATAGTCATGAAGAAAACGTTTTCTCGACAATAACTGCCTAAAAGCTTTCATCGACATACTTTTACACTATTCACCACAGCTGGGTAAGCAAACTCAACGATGTTTTTCAAGGAGATGACGAATGCGGTAGATCGACAAAGATACAGGAAAAAGACATCATAAAGTTCTTTCCAAACTTCATGTGGCTTTTACGGGACGTTACGATGTCATGCTCTTTGGAGGGAGAAGATGGAGATGAACAAGCAGAGGTTGATATCAGGGATTATTTACTAGAAGAAGTAAGTAGCGTTGGAAACACAGAATATATCAATATGATTAACCGGATATTTTACTGAATATGTATCTCGCAAATGACAAGAGATGAAATCAGCAACAGTAAATCGGGATTGTAATTCCCGGGgggggaggagagagagagagagagacagacagagagacagagagacagagagacagagagatattgtgtgtgtgtgtttgtgtggaCAACAGTAGCAAACAAACCGACATacatagacagagacagacagacagacaggcagacagacagtcagacaggcagacagacaaacagagacaTTGAGTCAGGGAGACAGAAAGATAGAGGCACACACAGAGAAGGGAAACAGACTGTCACAGagacaaacacagacagacatacagagagacagacagacaggcagagagaCATAAAGATAGACAGTTAGACCGGCAGAGACAGACAGgaaggcaggcagacagactgactgagaATGCAATGACAGATCACggtttggtggagggactgtggacaGATACAAACGATCGGATAGGCAAGTATAGGTGTCAGATTAACAGAGACAGTGAGAAAGAAACGGTTACATTCAGAAAGTATCAGATACTTGCATTGAAAACTTGAAACACTTTTGTATATTCCAGGTTTTGAAGTtggaaaaagaaactgcattttcAGACAAAAGAGTAAGAGAACTCAATGCTACACGGAGAGCTTTGTTGAAATCATTTCCAGTGTTCGATGCATCACAACTCTCCATACCATCGATAGATACTTCTGTCCTGAAAGACATGGGGCAGGGAGATATGCGGGAGCGTCT includes the following:
- the LOC139125944 gene encoding guanylate-binding protein 7-like, which codes for MLMFALMALMSSVLVYNSSKSVYAGDLNKLSWVTELKNVFIGSGDGEQTKDALEDEFIKFFPNFMWLLRDSTMSFEPTRDDDAGNDVLKDMDKGKNEGSLNQNFEKDVDVFIARCGALMKPKKAWPYVGNINGHQFTKMLEQYMSVFSETKSINVGAAVTCVITSLLQEVVEMTFKDYCNAMDSYAKASLPCDNYEIIEKHNRCMYTAMKTFKDNAKYVNDAESLEKYRNTLKEKMVQYSDGDLTGGYLDNILKENEKKSEEKKKKTSEQILAMKESEDKAIRDSVVADIDDQKEQLETDFQERSGATQIQMETLRSTHDALVTELKIVLDKMNEEKKKKQEELTRKQKELMQLS